In the genome of Saccharomonospora viridis DSM 43017, one region contains:
- a CDS encoding class I SAM-dependent methyltransferase, translating into MSVFVSAVLRNPGAVGAVAPSSAELGAVLASVVPTSGTPTVVELGAGTGAVTTQVAQRLPARGQHLAVEIDPVLAAHLRHTHPGVTVIDGDAAELSALLTAEGVRRVDAVVSGLPWSLFDEAGQRRILTQVAQALTPHGAFSTFAYRHAALLSGAVRFRALLHEVFDEVVVSRTVWRNLPPAHVYVCRRPRDLGAA; encoded by the coding sequence GTGTCAGTGTTCGTCTCCGCCGTACTGCGCAACCCGGGGGCGGTCGGCGCTGTCGCGCCGAGTTCCGCCGAGTTGGGAGCGGTGTTGGCGTCGGTGGTCCCGACCTCGGGGACACCGACGGTGGTCGAGCTCGGCGCGGGAACCGGGGCGGTCACCACGCAGGTGGCGCAGCGACTCCCCGCTCGGGGACAGCACCTCGCCGTGGAAATCGACCCGGTGCTCGCCGCGCACCTGCGCCACACCCACCCCGGGGTGACCGTGATCGACGGTGATGCCGCCGAGCTGTCCGCGCTGTTGACCGCCGAGGGCGTGCGGCGGGTGGACGCGGTGGTGAGCGGACTGCCGTGGTCGTTGTTCGATGAGGCGGGCCAGCGCCGGATTCTCACCCAGGTGGCTCAGGCGCTGACCCCGCACGGGGCGTTCAGCACGTTCGCCTACCGCCATGCGGCCTTGTTGTCCGGGGCCGTGCGGTTCCGCGCGTTGCTGCACGAGGTGTTCGACGAGGTGGTGGTGAGCCGCACCGTGTGGCGGAACCTTCCACCCGCCCACGTCTACGTCTGTCGCCGCCCCCGCGACCTTGGGGCGGCCTAG
- a CDS encoding TIGR03668 family PPOX class F420-dependent oxidoreductase — translation MRMQASVARRLFATARVARLATADAEGVPHLVPVTFAMDGEDVVSAVDAKPKTTAALRRLRNITANPRVSVLVDHYEEDWSRLWWVRADGHATVAHTDERAIAALTAKYPPYLRTPPAGPVVRIRITTWRGWSASSDVPTPDRFAGCPPYQR, via the coding sequence ATGCGCATGCAAGCCTCGGTGGCGCGGCGGTTGTTCGCGACGGCGCGGGTGGCGCGGCTGGCCACCGCCGACGCCGAGGGCGTTCCCCACCTGGTGCCGGTGACGTTCGCGATGGACGGCGAGGACGTGGTGTCCGCCGTCGACGCCAAACCGAAGACCACCGCGGCGTTGCGGCGCCTGCGCAACATCACCGCCAATCCCCGCGTGTCCGTTTTGGTGGACCACTACGAGGAGGACTGGTCACGTCTGTGGTGGGTGCGCGCGGACGGGCATGCCACCGTCGCACACACCGACGAGCGGGCCATCGCCGCGTTGACGGCGAAATATCCGCCTTATCTGCGTACCCCACCGGCCGGGCCGGTGGTGCGGATACGGATCACGACGTGGCGCGGCTGGTCGGCGTCGTCGGATGTTCCGACTCCCGACCGGTTTGCGGGGTGTCCTCCGTATCAGAGGTGA
- the mptB gene encoding polyprenol phosphomannose-dependent alpha 1,6 mannosyltransferase MptB has protein sequence MATTTDSVASAEAPMEESAAEAARAAARARESSRFPYRTIAMGVVGSIVMLLAAPGAAGTLVRDPIIGTGPLSWMRYGHGHVLSTAVLYVGFALVVWAWVRLGRYVLAGRIGTKPILVAAFAWMAPLLIAPPLFTRDVFSYLGQGAQLLHGLNPYDYGPAALDVLPDVVQNVHPLWQTTPAPYGPLFLLVAKNVVGITGNNMIAGVILTRLVLLLGLAGMLWALPRLVRHLGGRLPVTMWLAVASPMTVIHLVGGPHNDLLMLAFLTIGVWAALEHKHALAIALVTIGMLIKPTAAIALPFLVWVWANHLPGEESLFRRFVKAVTPSLAIFGVVFTAGTWVSLGSFNLGWVTGLQAPQIIANWLNFPTGLGEVAHTLVNFVVDVPVSPFVTVARGLAWMALLGVMVWQWWKARHGGREAILRMAITLLAVALFAPPTLPWYLTWGFVVASAFAWRRIHLAAMVAVSVFLVLVYYPTGEQSLYDWWFIIGVIAASLYGAASLWKPDPLGLVAAWRRRGDQFTSDTEDTPQTGRESEHPTTPTSRATS, from the coding sequence ATGGCCACCACCACCGATTCCGTGGCGAGCGCCGAGGCGCCCATGGAGGAGTCCGCAGCAGAAGCAGCACGGGCAGCCGCCCGTGCCCGTGAGTCGTCCCGCTTTCCGTACCGCACCATCGCGATGGGGGTCGTCGGCAGCATCGTGATGCTGCTCGCCGCCCCCGGCGCGGCCGGCACCCTCGTGCGTGATCCGATCATCGGCACGGGACCGTTGTCGTGGATGCGGTACGGCCACGGGCACGTCCTGTCCACCGCCGTGCTCTACGTCGGCTTCGCACTGGTCGTCTGGGCGTGGGTGAGATTGGGCCGGTACGTGCTGGCCGGTCGGATCGGCACCAAACCCATCCTGGTCGCCGCGTTCGCGTGGATGGCCCCGTTGCTGATCGCGCCCCCACTGTTCACCCGGGACGTGTTCTCCTACCTCGGGCAAGGGGCGCAGCTGCTGCACGGGCTCAACCCCTACGACTACGGGCCCGCCGCGCTGGATGTGCTCCCGGACGTGGTGCAGAACGTGCACCCGCTGTGGCAGACCACCCCCGCGCCGTACGGTCCGCTGTTCTTGCTGGTGGCCAAGAACGTCGTGGGCATCACCGGCAACAACATGATCGCCGGGGTGATCCTGACCCGACTGGTGCTGCTGCTGGGGTTGGCCGGCATGCTCTGGGCCCTGCCGAGGCTGGTGCGGCACCTGGGGGGACGGTTGCCGGTGACCATGTGGCTGGCCGTGGCCAGCCCGATGACGGTGATCCACCTGGTCGGCGGCCCGCACAACGACCTGTTGATGCTGGCGTTTTTGACCATCGGCGTGTGGGCCGCGCTGGAACACAAACACGCGTTGGCCATCGCGCTCGTCACGATCGGCATGCTCATCAAACCCACCGCCGCGATCGCGTTGCCGTTTTTGGTGTGGGTGTGGGCCAACCACCTGCCGGGCGAGGAGAGCTTGTTCCGCCGGTTCGTCAAGGCGGTCACACCGTCGCTGGCGATCTTCGGTGTGGTGTTCACGGCGGGCACGTGGGTGTCTTTGGGCTCGTTCAACCTCGGTTGGGTCACCGGGCTGCAGGCGCCCCAGATCATCGCCAACTGGTTGAACTTCCCCACCGGTCTCGGGGAAGTGGCGCACACCCTGGTGAACTTCGTGGTCGACGTGCCGGTGTCACCGTTTGTCACCGTGGCGCGGGGCCTGGCCTGGATGGCGCTGCTCGGGGTGATGGTGTGGCAGTGGTGGAAGGCCCGCCACGGTGGGCGCGAGGCCATCCTGCGCATGGCCATCACCTTGCTGGCGGTGGCGTTGTTCGCACCACCGACCCTGCCGTGGTACCTCACCTGGGGCTTCGTGGTCGCCTCCGCGTTCGCGTGGCGTCGGATCCACCTCGCGGCGATGGTGGCCGTGTCGGTGTTCTTGGTGTTGGTGTACTACCCGACGGGTGAGCAGAGCCTCTACGACTGGTGGTTCATCATCGGCGTGATCGCCGCCAGCCTCTACGGCGCGGCGTCGCTGTGGAAACCCGACCCGCTGGGGCTGGTCGCGGCGTGGCGCCGCCGCGGCGACCAGTTCACCTCTGATACGGAGGACACCCCGCAAACCGGTCGGGAGTCGGAACATCCGACGACGCCGACCAGCCGCGCCACGTCGTGA